A genomic region of Leptolyngbya sp. NIES-2104 contains the following coding sequences:
- the murD gene encoding UDP-N-acetylmuramoyl-L-alanine--D-glutamate ligase, which produces MPNASVIGLGKSGNAAARLLKRQGWQVTLSDRGFSPTLESQQQELLAEGINVRLGDRFDPESVQPDLIVVSPGVPWDVPSLVTARSMNIETIGEMELAWRALNAAPWVAITGTNGKTTTTALTAAIFQKAGCHAPAFGNIGYAACEVALLDQKIDWAIAEISSYQIESSPSIQPEIAIWTTFTPDHLSRHKTLENYFNIKASLLNQSKQQIFNGDDLYLRNIGLQQSYPIQENACWTSVKGRSEPIGKPEFGAYIEDGWAIVQGKKIVQADALKMPGVHNLQNLLMSVAAAHFAGIEKEAIAEAVAEFPGVPHRLERICTWQGVDFINDSKATNYDAAEVGLVAVKAPVILIAGGEPKIGEDQAWLKVIQAKAAFVLLIGEAAPTFARRFEEIGYSNYEDVETMERAVIRSTELAKHHSAKVVLLSPACASFDQYQNFEQRGDHFRQLCLETLQN; this is translated from the coding sequence ATGCCAAATGCTTCTGTGATTGGGTTGGGGAAATCTGGCAATGCTGCTGCCCGACTGCTCAAACGCCAAGGATGGCAAGTGACTCTTAGCGATCGCGGTTTTTCCCCCACGCTCGAATCCCAACAGCAAGAGCTTTTAGCAGAAGGAATTAATGTTCGACTCGGCGATCGCTTTGATCCCGAATCAGTACAGCCCGATTTGATTGTAGTCAGTCCGGGTGTACCGTGGGATGTGCCAAGTTTAGTCACTGCTCGATCGATGAACATTGAAACGATCGGCGAAATGGAACTCGCTTGGAGAGCATTGAATGCTGCACCTTGGGTCGCAATCACCGGAACAAATGGTAAAACGACAACAACGGCTTTAACCGCAGCAATCTTTCAAAAAGCAGGATGTCACGCGCCTGCATTTGGCAACATTGGCTATGCTGCGTGTGAAGTCGCATTGTTAGATCAAAAAATTGATTGGGCGATCGCTGAAATTAGCAGCTATCAAATCGAATCTTCACCTTCGATTCAGCCCGAAATCGCCATTTGGACAACCTTTACACCGGATCATCTCAGTCGCCACAAAACACTAGAGAACTATTTCAACATCAAAGCCAGTTTGCTGAATCAATCAAAACAGCAAATCTTTAATGGTGATGATTTGTATCTACGAAACATTGGACTACAGCAAAGCTATCCGATTCAAGAGAATGCTTGCTGGACAAGTGTAAAGGGCAGATCTGAACCGATTGGAAAGCCGGAATTTGGAGCATATATTGAGGATGGATGGGCGATCGTACAAGGCAAAAAGATTGTTCAAGCTGACGCGCTGAAGATGCCTGGAGTGCATAATTTGCAGAATTTATTGATGTCTGTTGCAGCAGCACATTTCGCAGGGATTGAAAAAGAAGCGATCGCTGAAGCCGTTGCAGAGTTTCCAGGCGTTCCCCATCGGTTAGAACGAATCTGCACTTGGCAAGGGGTTGACTTTATCAATGACAGCAAAGCGACAAACTATGATGCTGCAGAAGTTGGACTTGTTGCGGTAAAAGCTCCGGTGATTTTAATTGCAGGCGGAGAACCGAAGATTGGGGAAGATCAAGCATGGCTCAAGGTCATTCAAGCAAAAGCGGCGTTTGTGTTGCTGATTGGTGAAGCGGCTCCGACATTTGCAAGACGGTTTGAGGAAATTGGCTACTCGAACTACGAAGATGTTGAAACGATGGAAAGGGCAGTGATTCGATCGACCGAACTTGCAAAACATCATTCTGCGAAAGTCGTTCTTTTATCTCCTGCCTGTGCCAGCTTCGATCAGTATCAGAATTTCGAGCAGCGCGGAGATCATTTCCGGCAGCTTTGCCTAGAGACCTTGCAGAATTAA
- the mnmA gene encoding tRNA 2-thiouridine(34) synthase MnmA: MNKVVVGLSGGVDSSVAAATLHDQGYEVVGLTLWLMKGKGQCCSEGMVDAAKLCEELGIPHHIVDTRDVFQENIIDYLVTGYGDGITPLPCSQCNKAVKFTPMLKYAQETLGIDKIATGHYARIRFENGRYQLLRAVDRSKDQSYFLYDLDQEVLSQVVFPLGEKHKTETRQIAASFGLHTADKPESQDLCLVEANGSMQAFLDKYITPHKGEIVDRSGKVLGQHEGVHHYTIGQRKGLGIAHSEPLYVIGLDAVQNRVIVGERSEAQNLECTVSRINWVSIAPPSAPIKADVQIRYRSTATPATVIPITDNRVRIVFDEPQFSITPGQAAVWYDGEVLLGGGIIERS, from the coding sequence ATGAACAAAGTTGTGGTCGGACTCTCTGGAGGAGTCGATAGCTCAGTAGCGGCAGCTACGTTGCATGATCAAGGCTATGAAGTCGTTGGCTTGACCCTTTGGTTGATGAAAGGGAAAGGTCAGTGTTGCTCTGAAGGCATGGTCGATGCGGCGAAACTTTGTGAGGAGTTGGGCATTCCGCATCACATTGTCGATACCCGCGATGTATTTCAGGAAAATATTATCGATTACTTAGTCACTGGCTATGGTGACGGAATCACACCCTTGCCCTGTTCGCAGTGCAATAAAGCGGTGAAGTTTACCCCAATGCTGAAGTATGCACAGGAAACCCTGGGGATTGATAAAATCGCCACGGGTCACTATGCCCGAATTCGGTTTGAAAATGGACGCTATCAACTGTTGAGAGCCGTCGATCGCTCAAAAGATCAGTCTTACTTTCTGTACGATCTCGATCAAGAAGTGCTCTCACAAGTAGTCTTTCCACTCGGTGAAAAGCACAAAACCGAAACTCGCCAAATTGCAGCCTCGTTCGGGCTTCACACCGCAGACAAGCCCGAAAGTCAGGATCTTTGCTTAGTGGAAGCAAACGGATCGATGCAGGCGTTTCTCGATAAGTACATCACCCCACATAAAGGGGAAATTGTCGATCGCTCTGGTAAAGTACTCGGTCAGCATGAAGGTGTGCATCACTATACGATCGGACAGCGCAAAGGATTAGGAATCGCTCACTCTGAACCGCTGTATGTCATCGGTTTGGATGCTGTGCAAAATCGGGTGATTGTGGGCGAACGCTCCGAAGCGCAGAATCTTGAATGTACGGTATCTCGAATCAATTGGGTGTCGATCGCACCTCCATCTGCTCCAATTAAAGCCGATGTACAGATTCGATATCGATCGACCGCCACACCTGCAACCGTGATTCCGATCACAGATAACCGAGTGCGGATCGTATTTGATGAACCGCAATTTAGTATCACACCCGGACAAGCAGCGGTTTGGTATGACGGGGAAGTATTACTCGGTGGCGGAATCATCGAGCGGAGCTGA
- a CDS encoding M15 family metallopeptidase: MQTLRFFFVLALSFSIAFLIPHPIQAQLNPTVFVDIRSINPRIALDIRYATRNNFVKETLYPQARCILRAATAQQLSQVQTDLEKRGLGLKVFDCYRPLSVQKRLWQIKPDERYVANPINGSRHNRGAAVDLTLVDRTGKELPMPTGFDDFTDRASRSYTNLPAEVLRNRQLLEDAMVRAGFIPLSTEWWHFDGRGWQNFSVRDVAFGAISSAR; the protein is encoded by the coding sequence ATGCAAACTCTCCGATTTTTCTTTGTTCTGGCGTTGTCATTCTCGATCGCATTCTTGATACCCCATCCGATTCAGGCACAATTGAATCCGACTGTGTTCGTGGATATTCGATCGATTAATCCCCGCATCGCGCTCGATATTCGGTACGCAACTAGAAACAACTTTGTGAAAGAAACGCTTTATCCACAAGCTCGATGTATTTTACGGGCTGCAACTGCACAACAGTTATCACAGGTGCAAACGGATCTGGAAAAGCGCGGACTTGGATTGAAAGTATTTGATTGTTACCGTCCGTTGTCGGTGCAGAAACGGTTATGGCAAATCAAACCCGATGAACGATATGTCGCAAATCCGATCAATGGATCGCGGCATAATCGAGGTGCAGCAGTTGATTTAACATTAGTCGATCGCACTGGAAAAGAATTACCCATGCCGACTGGATTTGATGACTTCACAGATCGAGCCAGTCGCAGCTACACCAACTTACCCGCTGAAGTGCTAAGAAATCGTCAACTGTTAGAAGACGCAATGGTGAGAGCAGGTTTTATCCCGCTCTCAACCGAATGGTGGCACTTTGACGGACGCGGCTGGCAAAACTTCTCAGTTCGAGATGTTGCCTTTGGTGCGATCAGCTCCGCTCGATGA
- a CDS encoding glycosyltransferase, with the protein MSEIILGLSIVSLSIWIYLLMFRGQFWQMDQRLPEGTSQTASVCVVIPARNEADLLPIVLRSLLTQSYSGSLNIILVDDHSTDGTAQVAKQTAEMLGKSEQLQILSAQPLPAGWTGKLWALEQGIQKGMELEPDYFLLTDADIEHDSDNLRDLVSHAIENDRELVSLMVRLRCVSFWEKLLIPAFVFFFAKLYPFWWANDPSRSLAAAAGGCSLIQREALTRIGGVAAIRQALIDDCALADAIKSTGSRRIWLGLTPTTISLRPYDSLDTIWNMVSRTAYTQLNYSPLLLIGAVFGMFIVYLLPVVGILTGSLMSLFTYLLMSLSYFPIVQFYRCPFWYAFCLPAIAFLYLLMTIDSAIKHWRGQGGAWKGRTY; encoded by the coding sequence ATGAGTGAAATCATTCTTGGGTTGTCGATCGTAAGTTTATCGATCTGGATTTATCTTTTAATGTTCCGAGGACAGTTTTGGCAAATGGATCAACGCTTGCCGGAAGGAACTTCTCAAACTGCTTCAGTGTGCGTCGTGATTCCGGCAAGAAATGAGGCGGATTTGTTGCCGATCGTATTGCGATCGCTGTTAACTCAATCGTATTCGGGTTCGCTAAATATCATTCTGGTCGATGATCACAGCACCGATGGAACCGCACAAGTCGCAAAGCAAACAGCGGAAATGTTAGGGAAATCGGAACAATTACAAATTCTGTCGGCTCAACCTTTACCCGCAGGCTGGACAGGAAAACTCTGGGCATTAGAACAAGGGATTCAGAAAGGAATGGAGTTAGAGCCTGATTATTTTCTACTAACCGATGCTGATATTGAGCATGATTCGGATAATTTGCGGGATTTGGTGAGTCACGCGATCGAGAACGATCGAGAATTAGTCTCGCTGATGGTACGTCTGCGTTGTGTGAGCTTTTGGGAGAAGTTACTAATTCCCGCGTTTGTGTTCTTTTTTGCAAAACTCTATCCGTTTTGGTGGGCGAATGATCCGAGTCGATCGCTGGCTGCCGCTGCTGGAGGATGCAGTCTAATTCAGAGAGAAGCATTAACCCGAATCGGAGGTGTCGCGGCAATTCGACAGGCGTTGATCGATGATTGTGCTTTGGCGGATGCGATTAAATCAACTGGATCTCGAAGAATCTGGCTTGGATTGACACCCACGACGATTAGTTTACGTCCTTATGATTCACTCGATACGATTTGGAACATGGTTTCTCGTACTGCTTATACTCAGCTAAATTATTCTCCTTTGCTGTTAATCGGTGCAGTATTTGGAATGTTTATTGTGTATCTACTTCCTGTGGTTGGAATTCTGACCGGAAGTTTAATGAGTTTATTCACTTACTTGTTAATGTCACTATCCTATTTCCCGATCGTGCAATTTTATCGCTGTCCATTTTGGTATGCGTTTTGTTTACCTGCGATCGCATTTCTCTATCTGCTCATGACGATCGATTCTGCGATCAAACATTGGCGCGGTCAGGGTGGCGCGTGGAAAGGACGAACCTACTAG
- the shc gene encoding squalene--hopene cyclase — MQSLENAISASQQYLLSLQKPEGYWWAELESNVTITAETILLHKIWGTDQERPLHKAENYLRSQQRIHGGWELYYNDGGDLSTTVEAYMALRLLGVSSADPALVRAKEFILARGGITKTRIFTKFHLALLGCFDWRGIPSLPPGIMFLPSIKVEIPNPFGDPLFSGHTFSIYEMSSWARGSTVPLLVAFDRKPVFITDPAVTLDELYVEGVHNAVYELPRKSDWTDLFLDLDRAFKFAEDWNLMPFREEGIKAAEKWILERQEATGDWGGIIPAMINSLIALRCLGYDANDPFVARGLRAIDHFAIEEDNSYRIQPCVSPVWDTGLVIRSLIESGVSPSHPELVKAGEWLLEKQILSYGDWAVKNTEGKPGAWAFEFENRFYPDVDDSAVVVMALDLLEMPNEAEKQQAIVRCVNWISTMQCKPGGWAAFDLDNDQDWLNAMPYGDLKAMIDPNTADVTARVLEMLGQLQNGDPKRTAALTPEKLDRALSYLVREQEADGSWFGRWGVNYIYGTSGVLAALSKVAPNTHRRSIERGANWLTQVQNPDGGWGETCESYKDLTLKGKGDSTASQTAWAIIGLLAAGDGIGQYEWEAIDKGIAYLIQTQKDGAWDEDLFTGTGFPGHFYLKYHLYQQHFSLTALGRYQTSLKQRSTLKVPLNLKIKEPVLELGE, encoded by the coding sequence ATGCAATCACTAGAAAACGCAATTTCAGCGAGTCAGCAGTATCTTTTATCATTGCAAAAACCAGAGGGCTACTGGTGGGCAGAACTTGAATCGAATGTCACGATCACGGCAGAAACGATTCTGCTCCACAAGATTTGGGGAACAGACCAAGAGCGCCCCTTGCACAAAGCAGAAAATTATTTGCGATCGCAACAGCGAATTCATGGCGGTTGGGAACTGTACTACAACGATGGCGGCGACCTAAGCACGACTGTTGAAGCGTACATGGCTTTAAGATTGCTCGGTGTGTCGTCGGCTGATCCTGCATTAGTTCGAGCGAAAGAATTCATCCTGGCACGCGGCGGCATTACGAAAACTCGCATCTTTACCAAGTTCCATTTAGCGCTGCTTGGTTGTTTCGACTGGCGTGGCATTCCATCCCTGCCGCCGGGGATCATGTTTCTGCCCTCGATCAAAGTTGAGATTCCAAATCCGTTCGGTGATCCCTTGTTTTCCGGTCACACGTTCAGCATTTATGAAATGTCGAGTTGGGCGCGAGGAAGTACCGTTCCGTTGTTAGTTGCGTTCGATCGTAAACCCGTTTTTATCACTGATCCCGCTGTCACGCTGGATGAACTCTATGTCGAAGGCGTTCACAATGCGGTGTATGAATTGCCGCGAAAATCGGATTGGACAGATCTGTTTTTAGACCTCGATCGAGCTTTCAAATTTGCCGAAGATTGGAACCTCATGCCATTCCGCGAAGAAGGGATCAAAGCCGCTGAAAAATGGATTCTCGAACGTCAAGAAGCCACCGGAGACTGGGGCGGCATCATTCCAGCCATGATCAATTCATTGATTGCCTTGCGTTGTTTAGGCTACGACGCGAATGATCCATTTGTAGCGCGGGGATTAAGAGCGATCGACCATTTCGCGATCGAAGAAGACAACAGCTATCGAATTCAGCCTTGTGTGTCTCCGGTTTGGGATACAGGACTGGTGATACGATCGCTGATCGAATCCGGTGTTTCCCCTTCTCATCCCGAATTAGTCAAAGCTGGCGAATGGCTGCTCGAAAAGCAGATTCTCAGCTACGGAGATTGGGCAGTCAAGAACACCGAAGGAAAACCGGGTGCGTGGGCGTTTGAGTTTGAAAACCGCTTTTATCCCGATGTCGATGATTCTGCGGTCGTCGTGATGGCGCTTGATTTACTAGAGATGCCAAATGAAGCTGAGAAACAACAAGCGATCGTCCGCTGTGTGAATTGGATTAGCACGATGCAATGCAAGCCCGGAGGCTGGGCAGCATTCGATCTCGATAATGATCAAGACTGGCTCAACGCAATGCCCTACGGCGATCTCAAAGCGATGATTGATCCCAATACGGCTGATGTCACGGCGCGAGTTCTAGAAATGCTAGGACAGCTTCAGAATGGAGATCCGAAAAGAACGGCGGCTTTGACTCCAGAAAAGCTCGATCGAGCTTTGTCCTATCTCGTTCGCGAACAAGAAGCAGATGGCTCATGGTTCGGACGTTGGGGCGTAAACTACATTTATGGAACGAGCGGTGTTTTAGCCGCATTGTCGAAAGTAGCTCCAAACACACATCGCCGGAGTATTGAGCGCGGAGCAAATTGGCTCACTCAAGTGCAAAATCCTGACGGCGGTTGGGGTGAAACTTGCGAAAGCTACAAAGATCTAACGCTCAAAGGAAAAGGTGATAGTACCGCCTCTCAAACCGCTTGGGCAATCATTGGATTGTTAGCCGCTGGGGATGGAATTGGACAGTATGAATGGGAAGCGATCGACAAAGGGATTGCCTATCTTATCCAAACTCAGAAAGACGGTGCTTGGGACGAAGACTTATTCACAGGCACAGGATTCCCCGGACATTTCTATCTGAAATACCATCTCTACCAGCAGCATTTTTCGCTGACTGCACTTGGACGATATCAGACGAGTTTGAAACAGCGATCGACGTTAAAAGTGCCGTTGAATCTGAAGATCAAAGAACCTGTTCTAGAACTCGGTGAATAG
- a CDS encoding peptidoglycan-binding protein produces MQFIRSLALSMVLVICTIAPGFAQAPVRSILRVGSQGTDVTELQSTLKLLGYYAGAVNGVFEENTDQAVKRFQAAAGIAADGVVGSQTWNRLFPTSEPVAVNPPPRRETPTEAGRPQPAPTGELPILRRGARGEAVRGLQSRLRAIGVYSGEIDGVFGPGTEEAVKAAQSKFGLEADGVVGGATWGAILR; encoded by the coding sequence ATGCAGTTTATCCGATCACTTGCGCTTTCAATGGTGCTCGTCATTTGTACGATCGCGCCTGGATTCGCTCAAGCGCCAGTTCGATCCATTCTTAGAGTTGGTAGTCAAGGCACGGATGTCACCGAGCTACAAAGCACACTAAAGCTTTTAGGGTACTATGCAGGTGCCGTGAATGGTGTGTTTGAAGAAAATACTGATCAAGCGGTTAAACGCTTTCAGGCGGCGGCTGGAATCGCGGCAGATGGCGTTGTTGGATCTCAGACGTGGAATCGATTGTTTCCGACTTCTGAGCCTGTTGCCGTGAATCCGCCACCGAGACGGGAGACACCAACCGAAGCGGGTCGTCCTCAGCCTGCACCGACGGGAGAGCTTCCGATTTTGCGGCGGGGGGCGAGAGGCGAAGCGGTTCGAGGATTGCAAAGTCGATTGAGAGCGATCGGCGTTTATAGCGGTGAGATTGATGGTGTGTTTGGACCGGGAACAGAAGAAGCGGTGAAAGCGGCTCAGAGTAAGTTTGGATTGGAAGCAGATGGCGTTGTCGGTGGGGCGACTTGGGGGGCAATTTTGCGGTAG
- a CDS encoding ADP-ribosylglycohydrolase family protein → MQSALLYRFQAAIMGAIIGETLGIHTSGRTPTRRDSFEFMRFYAESLINPNRAENPSDPIFREPLTTAESAIALLPVFLFFHEDFPKLRQNTEAVLKLWQNPAVSELDLLAIGYTLSQALLESLTPRRFVSSMFEALLAPPEGIPKLQRLQQVETMIQQGIGLEDATQLILTLSDATTGDAAIALALYCFLCTPGDFRLSIQRAIQTHYQVPGVAALTGALSGAYNSTIALPAEWQMAVTQQAQIQQLSRQLLASWSGMYLVEEGDLAIAAPQVMRRI, encoded by the coding sequence ATGCAGTCTGCACTTCTCTATCGATTTCAAGCCGCAATCATGGGCGCAATCATCGGTGAAACGCTTGGAATTCATACCTCTGGTCGCACTCCCACCCGCCGCGATTCCTTTGAATTCATGCGTTTCTACGCCGAATCCTTAATTAATCCCAACCGCGCTGAAAATCCGAGCGATCCCATTTTCCGAGAACCGCTTACCACTGCTGAATCTGCGATCGCGCTTCTCCCGGTCTTCCTGTTCTTCCACGAGGACTTCCCCAAACTCCGCCAAAATACCGAAGCCGTCCTCAAACTCTGGCAAAATCCAGCCGTATCAGAACTCGATTTACTCGCGATCGGCTACACCCTTTCCCAAGCCCTACTCGAATCACTCACACCCCGCCGTTTTGTCTCTTCAATGTTCGAGGCATTATTAGCCCCCCCCGAAGGCATTCCCAAACTCCAACGCCTCCAGCAAGTCGAAACAATGATCCAACAGGGAATCGGTCTTGAAGATGCAACACAGTTAATTCTGACTTTAAGTGATGCAACCACTGGAGATGCTGCGATCGCGCTTGCCCTCTACTGTTTCCTCTGCACTCCCGGAGACTTCCGCCTATCGATTCAGAGAGCCATTCAGACCCATTATCAAGTTCCAGGCGTTGCAGCACTCACCGGGGCACTTTCTGGCGCATATAACAGTACGATCGCGCTTCCCGCAGAATGGCAAATGGCAGTAACACAACAGGCACAAATTCAGCAGTTGTCGCGGCAGTTATTAGCGAGTTGGTCGGGAATGTATTTGGTTGAAGAGGGAGATTTAGCGATCGCGGCTCCTCAAGTCATGCGGCGAATTTAG
- a CDS encoding 1-acyl-sn-glycerol-3-phosphate acyltransferase, giving the protein MSTLTTVEPWLYWSLFPIHRAFLKLYFGSIDIQGQEHLPEKGPLILASKHFSRWDPLVLSLLSKEPLRFMTNANQFEGIQGWMIERLGAFPVNLSRPSVSSLRCAIELLHAGQKLVIFPEGGIVRDRPLREFKTGLARLVLQAEASGGVEIPILPIALSYSPNATARANISIQISASLYTSPYRQETDKRTAELVTQALYSKILESLSYKD; this is encoded by the coding sequence GTGTCCACCCTTACTACTGTCGAACCTTGGCTGTATTGGTCGCTTTTTCCGATTCATCGAGCATTTTTGAAACTTTATTTTGGCTCGATCGACATTCAAGGACAAGAACACCTTCCCGAAAAGGGTCCTCTAATCCTGGCTTCTAAACACTTCAGCCGCTGGGACCCTCTTGTCCTTTCACTCCTCAGCAAAGAACCACTCAGATTCATGACCAACGCCAACCAATTTGAAGGAATTCAGGGATGGATGATTGAGCGGCTTGGTGCATTTCCAGTAAATCTATCTCGTCCGAGCGTTTCTAGTCTGCGCTGTGCGATTGAATTGCTTCACGCGGGACAAAAACTCGTGATTTTTCCAGAAGGGGGAATTGTCCGCGATCGACCCCTCCGAGAATTCAAAACTGGACTTGCGAGATTAGTGCTTCAGGCGGAGGCGAGTGGAGGTGTAGAGATACCTATTTTACCGATCGCTCTCTCCTACTCCCCGAATGCCACAGCCCGCGCAAACATCTCTATCCAAATTAGCGCTTCTCTCTATACAAGCCCCTATCGACAAGAAACCGACAAGCGAACTGCCGAACTCGTCACCCAAGCTCTCTACTCAAAAATTTTAGAAAGCCTATCCTACAAGGATTAG
- a CDS encoding DUF3370 domain-containing protein, which produces MFPILSFSLAQLPTRVLTFPPLIVAPQPTTQETLPPQESVPPQEFIEPQEIRALPGKLDDVPVFNSNSPEVVLTEGILLSTFPSQGMRVPSAHLNYAFNGRFDIFAHHISRASNSSQTRSLFQGIVLYNPNDRPVQVDISQAATYLTRPDALFIELPPYVEDPVGTVFAGPGSRVVSDILRGRRQGNLPTVMVIPPKQAQMLMNLPIPAGTVTPTSNGRSTLMRLSSNAPVYVATLAMFAPLNSNRTERVPTIGEWLNLLVNAGVAGPRDIPPTPLNSKSTNVTYGRVAGVSKGSEWRTTITDDRKDYLGIPNSGRAFSYGLSTLEQGTFATGQIQSAPMLVRYPDTAYLANGNYATHYILTLPLRNTTRQTQRISLSIETPIKQDRSRNEVVFLNPPDPRIFFRGTVRLRYLDDRSVSQTRFIHLVQRRGQKGEPLLNLTLPPGVTRSIEIDFLYPPDATPPQLLTVRTLSNSR; this is translated from the coding sequence ATGTTTCCAATCTTGTCTTTCTCTCTTGCCCAACTTCCGACGCGAGTTCTGACTTTTCCTCCTCTGATCGTCGCTCCCCAACCCACAACCCAGGAAACACTTCCCCCTCAAGAAAGCGTTCCTCCCCAAGAATTCATCGAACCCCAAGAAATCCGAGCACTTCCCGGCAAACTCGATGATGTTCCCGTGTTCAACAGCAATAGCCCTGAAGTCGTTTTAACCGAGGGTATTTTGCTTTCAACTTTTCCATCTCAAGGAATGCGGGTTCCATCCGCTCATCTCAATTACGCCTTCAACGGTCGATTCGATATTTTCGCTCATCACATTTCAAGAGCCAGCAATTCGAGTCAAACGCGATCGCTCTTTCAAGGCATCGTCCTTTACAATCCCAACGATCGCCCCGTTCAAGTTGACATTTCCCAAGCTGCAACGTATCTGACTCGTCCCGATGCCCTCTTTATTGAGCTTCCTCCCTACGTCGAAGATCCCGTCGGAACCGTCTTTGCAGGTCCCGGAAGCCGCGTCGTCAGCGACATCTTACGTGGACGAAGGCAAGGAAATCTTCCCACCGTCATGGTCATTCCACCGAAACAAGCTCAAATGCTGATGAATCTCCCGATTCCAGCGGGAACTGTCACCCCAACCTCGAATGGTCGCTCTACGTTAATGCGCCTATCCAGCAATGCGCCCGTTTACGTTGCCACACTCGCGATGTTCGCCCCACTAAACTCGAACCGCACCGAACGAGTTCCAACGATCGGAGAATGGCTCAATCTCCTTGTAAATGCTGGAGTCGCAGGACCCAGAGACATCCCCCCCACACCGCTCAACTCCAAAAGCACAAACGTTACCTATGGTCGCGTTGCTGGAGTTTCTAAAGGCTCCGAATGGCGAACTACCATTACTGATGACCGAAAAGACTATCTTGGTATTCCAAATTCCGGTCGTGCTTTCTCCTATGGTTTGAGTACCCTTGAACAAGGTACTTTTGCCACCGGGCAAATTCAAAGCGCCCCGATGCTTGTGCGCTATCCTGACACTGCCTATCTCGCCAACGGAAATTACGCGACTCACTACATTCTGACGCTACCACTACGAAATACGACTCGCCAAACCCAGCGAATCTCGTTATCGATCGAAACCCCAATCAAACAAGACCGCAGCCGTAACGAAGTCGTCTTCCTCAATCCACCCGATCCCCGGATCTTTTTTCGTGGAACCGTTCGACTTCGATATCTTGACGATCGCTCTGTTTCCCAAACCCGTTTCATTCACCTCGTCCAACGTCGCGGTCAAAAAGGCGAACCGCTTCTGAATTTAACCCTTCCACCTGGAGTAACGCGATCGATTGAGATTGATTTCCTCTATCCACCTGATGCTACTCCTCCCCAACTTCTGACCGTTCGTACCTTATCGAATAGCCGTTAA
- a CDS encoding MORN repeat-containing protein, whose translation MVQVCLDAKGFTVKPRSMQGVLGFVLSITSVGIVSLIGSSQPVNAAPKRSDYCDGKLSDGWLTGVYACLFPSGSRFQGNLHKHEREGQGIFIYPDGTRCEGNFQNNLLNGRGVCQFASGNRYEGEFRQNVQQGQGVFVYRDGTQCEGNFRQNALNGFGRCTFASRNRYEGAFQNNVRQGRGVFIYANGTRCEGEFRQNTMNGFGVCVYPNGDRYEGSFQNNQRNGRGTYIFANGRRSQGIWRNGNPPQVRPPQARPAPRPRQVRPRR comes from the coding sequence ATGGTGCAAGTCTGCTTAGATGCAAAGGGTTTCACGGTTAAACCACGATCGATGCAAGGCGTACTCGGTTTTGTCTTATCGATCACCAGTGTTGGTATTGTTAGTCTGATTGGGAGTTCACAGCCTGTAAATGCGGCTCCGAAACGCAGTGATTATTGTGACGGAAAATTAAGTGATGGTTGGCTAACGGGCGTTTACGCTTGTCTGTTTCCAAGTGGAAGTCGGTTCCAGGGGAATCTTCACAAGCATGAGCGGGAAGGACAGGGCATTTTTATCTATCCTGATGGAACGCGATGTGAAGGAAACTTTCAGAACAATTTATTAAACGGGCGCGGCGTTTGTCAGTTTGCGAGTGGAAATCGGTATGAAGGCGAATTTCGGCAAAATGTGCAGCAAGGACAGGGCGTGTTCGTTTACCGGGATGGGACACAATGCGAGGGGAATTTTCGACAGAACGCATTGAATGGATTTGGACGCTGTACGTTTGCGAGTAGAAATCGGTATGAAGGGGCATTTCAAAACAACGTTCGGCAAGGGCGCGGGGTATTCATTTATGCCAATGGAACGCGATGTGAAGGAGAGTTTCGGCAGAATACGATGAATGGGTTCGGGGTTTGTGTGTATCCGAATGGCGATCGATATGAGGGATCGTTTCAGAATAATCAGCGAAATGGGCGCGGAACTTATATCTTCGCGAATGGAAGACGATCGCAAGGAATTTGGAGGAATGGAAATCCTCCACAGGTTCGACCGCCG